One genomic segment of Hydrocarboniclastica marina includes these proteins:
- a CDS encoding ketopantoate reductase family protein, producing the protein MSASNIADYGIIGPGSIGLLWAVKLRAAHSVALWGRSGPVGLSLEFMQGETISESFTFEPRGQAPGTALVTTKAYDTVRALDGAIKRWRQPPRAIVLFQNGVGSQDEVQQRFDHIPLLAVSTTEGANRTADGALVHAGSGLTRLGPLNASGAAWAEKIGADFCAAGFDTRLETDIRIALWEKLLINAGINAFTVLLDCPNGALLGHSFFEDRLPPLCYELAVVSQASGYPATAEIIEARIRTVAEKTAGNISSMLQDVRSGRPTEIDVINGAVVRAGIALGIATPVNRMLADAVAARTR; encoded by the coding sequence ATGTCCGCCTCCAATATTGCTGATTACGGCATCATTGGCCCGGGTTCCATCGGTCTGTTATGGGCTGTAAAGCTGAGAGCGGCCCACAGCGTCGCCCTCTGGGGCCGCAGTGGCCCCGTGGGCCTTTCACTGGAGTTCATGCAGGGCGAGACTATATCAGAGTCGTTTACTTTTGAGCCCCGCGGGCAGGCACCCGGTACCGCCCTCGTGACGACAAAAGCGTACGACACGGTGCGAGCACTCGACGGCGCCATCAAACGATGGCGTCAGCCTCCCCGGGCCATCGTACTTTTCCAGAATGGTGTTGGCTCCCAGGATGAGGTGCAGCAGAGGTTCGATCACATCCCGTTGCTCGCTGTAAGCACTACAGAAGGGGCTAACCGCACAGCCGACGGAGCACTGGTGCATGCCGGCTCGGGCCTGACCCGCCTGGGGCCGCTAAATGCATCAGGTGCCGCCTGGGCTGAAAAAATCGGCGCTGACTTCTGTGCAGCCGGCTTCGACACTCGCCTTGAGACCGATATACGCATAGCACTGTGGGAGAAGCTCCTGATCAATGCGGGCATAAATGCGTTTACCGTCCTGCTTGATTGCCCCAACGGTGCCCTGCTCGGCCATTCCTTTTTTGAAGACCGGTTGCCACCGCTCTGTTACGAACTCGCGGTCGTGAGTCAGGCCAGCGGTTACCCTGCCACCGCAGAGATCATTGAGGCGCGCATCCGCACAGTCGCCGAGAAGACCGCCGGCAATATCTCTTCCATGTTGCAGGACGTCCGTAGCGGGCGCCCAACAGAGATAGATGTGATCAATGGCGCGGTAGTCAGGGCCGGCATCGCCCTGGGCATTGCCACGCCCGTAAACAGGATGCTGGCTGACGCGGTAGCGGCCAGGACGCGATAA